One segment of Clostridia bacterium DNA contains the following:
- a CDS encoding Crp/Fnr family transcriptional regulator, giving the protein MKNCHNQNPFCRSLDAGTREQLCEHATIVSQEPKQVQLNHGAQQLEIVAKGVLVTFTILEDGSQKSIELVREGDILGTHLLSKNIDYPDYYTMALTTVQKCIFPLKVIRQLFDDNKQFAQVLLQNISKRHAKNSIFWMTMYAKSSEEKVRYIYELLQHEQVDMTRITQEDLALLAGVSRISVARAMKIIGKQA; this is encoded by the coding sequence GTGAAAAACTGCCACAACCAGAACCCCTTTTGCCGTTCACTGGATGCCGGCACCAGGGAACAGCTCTGCGAGCATGCCACCATTGTCAGCCAGGAACCAAAGCAAGTGCAGTTGAACCATGGTGCCCAGCAATTGGAGATCGTGGCGAAAGGCGTCCTAGTTACCTTCACCATCCTGGAAGACGGGTCCCAGAAATCCATTGAACTGGTACGGGAAGGGGATATTTTGGGCACTCATTTGCTGTCCAAAAACATTGATTATCCAGACTATTACACCATGGCCCTCACCACGGTGCAAAAGTGTATTTTCCCGCTGAAAGTCATTAGACAATTGTTTGACGACAATAAGCAGTTTGCCCAGGTGCTGCTGCAGAACATTTCCAAGCGCCATGCCAAGAACAGCATTTTTTGGATGACCATGTATGCCAAGAGCAGTGAGGAAAAAGTGAGATATATTTATGAACTGCTGCAGCATGAGCAGGTGGACATGACCCGCATCACCCAGGAGGACCTGGCCCTCCTGGCCGGGGTGAGCCGCATCTCTGTAGCCCGGGCCATGAAAATCATTGGCAAACAGGCATAA
- the mog gene encoding molybdopterin adenylyltransferase: MITVGIITVSDKGSQGQREDKAGPAIKALVEEKGWQVTATTIIPDEQKVIEAKLIEYADELGVDVIFTTGGTGFSPRDVTPEATLAVIERQAPGIAEAMRWESLKITPMAMLSRAAAGIRGKTVIVNLPGSPKAVKECLAVILPALAHGVEILQGVTGECAGQFHRHRS; the protein is encoded by the coding sequence ATGATTACGGTTGGGATTATCACCGTCAGCGACAAGGGATCCCAGGGGCAGCGGGAAGATAAAGCCGGCCCGGCCATTAAAGCATTGGTGGAGGAAAAGGGCTGGCAGGTGACAGCCACAACCATCATTCCCGATGAACAAAAAGTGATCGAGGCCAAACTCATTGAATATGCCGATGAATTAGGCGTGGATGTGATTTTTACCACCGGCGGCACCGGGTTTTCCCCGAGAGATGTGACCCCGGAAGCCACCCTGGCCGTCATCGAGCGGCAGGCGCCGGGTATTGCGGAAGCCATGCGCTGGGAAAGCTTGAAAATCACGCCCATGGCCATGCTGTCCAGGGCTGCCGCCGGCATCAGGGGCAAGACCGTCATTGTCAATCTTCCCGGCAGCCCGAAAGCGGTGAAAGAGTGCCTGGCCGTAATCCTGCCGGCCTTAGCCCATGGGGTGGAAATACTCCAAGGGGTGACGGGAGAGTGTGCCGGGCAATTTCACCGGCACAGGTCGTAG
- the modA gene encoding molybdate ABC transporter substrate-binding protein has product MEIKTRKSAGLWLAVLLFAFLPVVAAGCGKSPQQAVPESNSQERELLVSAAASLQEALQEIEQVYRQENPGVRLIFNFGSSGTLQRQIEQGAPVDLFLSAAQKQMDELERQGLILPDTRQDLLRNELALITGKDNDTVTGVADLTKEVVATVAVGVPETVPAGQYAKEALQNLRLWDALQDKMVSAKDVKQILTYVETGNADAGFVYLSDAVGSAKVRIVEVLPAELYEPVVYPAAIVKAAPNPEGAQAFLAYLNGPKAGEIFAKYGFKPAKGGE; this is encoded by the coding sequence ATGGAGATAAAGACACGGAAATCAGCCGGCCTGTGGTTAGCGGTTTTACTGTTCGCATTCCTGCCGGTGGTGGCTGCCGGTTGCGGCAAGTCGCCCCAGCAGGCGGTGCCGGAAAGTAATTCGCAAGAGAGGGAATTGCTGGTGTCCGCCGCCGCCAGCCTGCAGGAAGCCCTGCAGGAAATCGAGCAGGTTTACCGGCAGGAAAACCCGGGGGTGAGGCTCATCTTCAACTTTGGTTCCTCCGGCACCTTGCAGCGGCAGATTGAGCAAGGCGCGCCCGTGGATCTTTTTCTCTCCGCAGCCCAAAAGCAGATGGATGAACTGGAACGGCAAGGATTGATCTTACCGGATACCAGGCAGGACCTGCTGCGGAACGAACTGGCCCTCATTACCGGCAAGGACAATGACACCGTCACCGGGGTGGCGGATTTAACCAAGGAGGTTGTTGCCACCGTGGCGGTAGGAGTGCCGGAAACGGTCCCGGCCGGGCAGTATGCCAAGGAAGCATTGCAAAACCTCCGGCTCTGGGACGCCCTCCAGGATAAGATGGTCTCGGCTAAAGACGTGAAGCAGATCCTTACCTATGTGGAAACAGGCAATGCGGATGCCGGTTTTGTGTACCTGTCCGATGCGGTGGGTTCAGCTAAGGTGAGAATAGTGGAAGTTCTGCCGGCGGAGCTCTATGAGCCGGTGGTTTACCCGGCGGCCATTGTCAAAGCGGCGCCCAACCCGGAAGGGGCCCAAGCTTTCCTTGCATATTTGAACGGTCCAAAAGCGGGAGAGATTTTTGCCAAGTACGGTTTTAAACCAGCCAAAGGGGGAGAATAA
- a CDS encoding molybdopterin-dependent oxidoreductase — protein MANNEENKDRFKMSRRTFVKASATATIAAGVIASAEPWESSMKMLALNDNPVKESEEQLFSSVCRSNCFQCCRLYAHVRDGKLVKTTPAPYLDEIYTGDCLKGLSLVQRTYSPTRIKYPMRRVGERGENKWERISWDEAITEIARKFKEIQAKYGPRSLVLDTGSGNYGLVHGIQGVVNRLANSIGCTKLNVCYDQATGYGSDRVIGGGVWLWGNEPRTMLDAKNIIVWGSNPVNSQPQNWRILRKAQKKGAKVITIDPIYSATANKSDEFIPIVPGTDLMLVLAMLNYIVSNGLIDLEFVKMRTTAPFLVRRDNGKVLRRSDFEPGIPAEEDDYYVWDSAAGQPVLLKQGPADVAIEGTFRVNGVEVDTVFTLLKKHVAQYTLEKASELTKIPVEKIEYLARTYVDGPTTIYTNYGIDHYQNGHLWSFAAFIMACVTGQIAKPGAGFTGLYVQYIPINYANVYVTNGQMAFGDLPQLYFHQVVKEQEFMGQPFPVKAILTMCSNSMSNWAQQNVWFTDILPNIEFFVVIDTEFTDTARYADIVLPAAFWFEVNDLRVSYNNPYILIQEKAIEPLYESKPDAEIMAMIGREMGLAEFFPEHYTDEDWIEMLLDADVLRQMNITYDRLKKEKVIRGEGSAEKPYIRGELYFLTPTGRAQLYCENPQPRVNYGQDLTGVVEKERLPYFKPPAEAWKDHPLYQKYPLVFIQEHSRFRSHTQWFNTPMLKELDPEPLAKISRADAEARGIKTGDIVEVFNDRGRAVLKAEVNDAIPKGVIVIPKGWQREQFIEGCFQELTNTTSDPMAVNFAYFDCLVDVRKR, from the coding sequence ATGGCCAACAACGAGGAGAACAAAGATCGTTTCAAAATGTCCCGCAGGACCTTTGTGAAAGCCTCAGCCACGGCTACCATTGCCGCCGGGGTGATCGCCTCCGCGGAGCCCTGGGAAAGCAGCATGAAAATGCTGGCCCTTAATGACAATCCGGTCAAGGAAAGCGAAGAACAGCTTTTCTCCAGCGTATGCCGCTCCAACTGCTTCCAGTGCTGCCGGCTGTATGCCCATGTGAGGGACGGCAAGCTGGTCAAGACAACGCCGGCGCCTTACCTGGATGAAATTTATACCGGAGATTGCCTGAAAGGATTATCACTGGTCCAAAGAACATACAGCCCTACCCGGATCAAGTATCCCATGCGCCGGGTGGGGGAGCGGGGAGAAAACAAATGGGAGAGAATCTCCTGGGATGAAGCCATCACGGAAATCGCAAGAAAGTTTAAGGAGATACAGGCCAAGTACGGGCCCAGGTCCCTGGTGCTGGATACGGGTTCCGGTAATTACGGCCTAGTTCATGGGATCCAAGGTGTGGTAAACAGGTTGGCCAATTCCATCGGCTGCACCAAGTTGAATGTGTGTTATGACCAGGCCACCGGTTACGGTTCCGACCGGGTCATCGGCGGCGGCGTTTGGCTGTGGGGTAATGAGCCCCGGACCATGCTGGATGCCAAGAATATCATTGTTTGGGGTTCCAACCCGGTTAATTCCCAGCCGCAAAACTGGCGGATCTTGAGAAAAGCCCAGAAAAAAGGTGCGAAAGTGATCACCATCGACCCCATTTATTCCGCCACGGCCAACAAGTCCGATGAATTCATTCCCATCGTGCCCGGCACGGATTTGATGCTGGTACTGGCTATGCTCAATTATATCGTCAGCAACGGGTTAATTGATCTGGAATTTGTGAAGATGAGAACGACTGCTCCTTTCCTGGTGCGGCGGGACAACGGCAAGGTCCTGCGCCGGAGCGATTTTGAACCGGGGATCCCGGCGGAAGAAGACGATTATTATGTTTGGGACAGCGCGGCCGGGCAGCCGGTGCTCCTGAAGCAGGGGCCTGCGGATGTAGCCATTGAGGGGACTTTCCGGGTGAACGGCGTGGAAGTGGACACGGTCTTTACTCTCCTCAAGAAACACGTGGCCCAGTACACCTTGGAAAAAGCCAGTGAACTAACCAAAATACCGGTGGAAAAAATAGAGTACCTGGCCAGGACCTACGTGGACGGGCCCACCACCATTTACACCAACTACGGCATCGACCATTACCAAAACGGGCACCTCTGGTCCTTCGCCGCCTTTATCATGGCTTGCGTTACCGGCCAGATCGCCAAGCCCGGAGCGGGTTTTACCGGCTTGTACGTGCAGTATATCCCCATTAACTACGCCAATGTCTACGTGACCAACGGCCAGATGGCTTTTGGCGATCTGCCCCAGCTCTACTTCCACCAAGTGGTGAAGGAGCAAGAGTTTATGGGCCAGCCTTTCCCGGTCAAAGCCATCTTGACCATGTGCTCCAACTCCATGAGCAACTGGGCCCAGCAGAACGTCTGGTTTACGGACATCCTGCCCAATATTGAGTTTTTCGTGGTCATCGATACGGAGTTTACCGATACGGCCCGGTACGCCGATATCGTCCTGCCGGCGGCTTTCTGGTTTGAAGTAAACGACCTAAGGGTGTCCTACAACAATCCCTATATTCTCATCCAGGAGAAAGCCATCGAGCCCCTTTACGAAAGCAAGCCCGACGCGGAGATTATGGCCATGATCGGGCGGGAGATGGGCTTGGCGGAGTTTTTCCCCGAGCATTACACCGATGAAGACTGGATCGAGATGCTGCTGGATGCCGATGTGCTGCGGCAGATGAATATTACCTACGACCGCCTGAAAAAAGAAAAAGTCATCCGCGGGGAGGGCAGTGCGGAAAAACCCTATATCCGCGGGGAGCTGTATTTCTTGACGCCGACGGGTAGAGCACAGCTTTACTGTGAAAATCCCCAGCCGAGAGTCAACTACGGGCAGGATCTCACCGGAGTGGTGGAAAAAGAAAGGCTGCCGTATTTCAAACCCCCGGCGGAAGCATGGAAAGACCATCCCTTGTACCAGAAATATCCCCTGGTGTTCATCCAGGAACACTCCCGGTTCCGTTCCCATACCCAATGGTTTAACACCCCCATGCTGAAAGAGCTGGACCCGGAGCCCCTGGCCAAGATCAGCCGTGCCGATGCCGAGGCCAGGGGGATTAAAACCGGGGATATCGTGGAAGTGTTCAATGACCGGGGCCGGGCGGTGCTCAAGGCGGAAGTTAACGATGCCATCCCCAAAGGTGTTATTGTCATTCCGAAAGGTTGGCAGCGGGAGCAGTTTATCGAAGGGTGTTTCCAAGAGCTGACTAACACTACTTCGGACCCCATGGCAGTCAATTTTGCATACTTTGATTGCCTGGTGGATGTCCGGAAGAGATAG
- the modB gene encoding molybdate ABC transporter permease subunit, with protein MELDLSPLWISLRTATTATLITILVGVALASWMVFSRAGSKALERCKALIDLLVILPMVLPPTVLGFILLLIFGKNGVIGRFLHQLGMTIVFSWPATVITATVVALPLMYRTTRAAFEQIQPEIIDAARVLGVPDWYTFFRVVLPVSLPSIGAGIILSFARALGEFGATIMLAGNIPGKTQTIPLAIFLAVESGRMEAAYFWVAIVLVISISAILGMNYWTRKQYRFKVD; from the coding sequence ATGGAGCTTGATTTATCCCCGTTATGGATATCTTTGAGAACAGCTACCACCGCCACTTTGATTACGATCCTGGTGGGTGTGGCGCTGGCTAGCTGGATGGTCTTCAGCCGGGCAGGCAGTAAGGCCCTTGAGCGATGCAAAGCATTGATTGACCTGCTCGTGATCCTGCCCATGGTGCTTCCGCCCACGGTGCTGGGCTTCATTTTGCTCCTGATCTTCGGGAAAAACGGGGTCATCGGCCGGTTCTTGCACCAATTGGGAATGACGATTGTGTTTTCCTGGCCGGCCACGGTGATTACGGCCACGGTAGTGGCGCTGCCCCTCATGTACCGGACCACCCGGGCCGCCTTCGAGCAGATCCAGCCGGAGATCATCGATGCCGCCAGGGTGCTGGGCGTGCCCGACTGGTATACTTTCTTCCGGGTGGTGCTGCCGGTTTCCCTGCCCAGTATCGGTGCCGGTATCATCCTTTCTTTTGCCAGGGCTTTGGGGGAATTCGGCGCCACTATCATGTTAGCGGGTAATATCCCGGGCAAAACCCAAACGATTCCCCTGGCCATTTTCCTGGCGGTGGAGAGCGGCCGCATGGAGGCGGCCTATTTCTGGGTCGCCATTGTGCTGGTTATTTCCATTAGCGCCATCCTGGGGATGAATTACTGGACCAGGAAGCAGTATCGTTTTAAGGTTGACTGA
- a CDS encoding sulfate/molybdate ABC transporter ATP-binding protein, with product MQLRVKITKKLKDFTLKQEFEIDRETLGVLGASGAGKSMTLKCIAGLVTPDEGTIVLNGKTLFDSQQGINVPIQQRRVGLLFQNYALFPNLTVKDNIAFGLRRLPKKEREKRVEEIMARLGIGELAHSYPHQISGGEQQRTALARTLVTEPDCLLLDEPFSALDNHIRQRLEEELAATLRQFPGPVVFVTHNLRECYRVSDRIMIIHQGRMVAYGSRDAVFNHPPTVEGARLTGCKNISRAKPIAARRVAALDWGLEVEVRPAGDGAGGAYGHIGIREHHLRLVDDPHLPNTFPCWVERVMETPFNVSLFLRFKERGAEAPGCQPLQLSLTREEYDRIKTRPFPWLVQLRPEYLFLMQ from the coding sequence ATGCAGTTAAGGGTGAAGATCACCAAGAAACTAAAAGATTTCACTTTAAAACAGGAGTTTGAGATCGACCGGGAGACCCTGGGGGTCTTGGGGGCTTCCGGCGCCGGTAAAAGCATGACGTTAAAATGCATTGCCGGGCTGGTCACCCCCGATGAAGGCACCATTGTCTTAAACGGGAAAACCCTGTTCGATTCCCAGCAGGGAATCAATGTTCCCATTCAACAAAGGCGGGTCGGGTTGTTGTTTCAAAACTACGCCCTTTTTCCCAATTTGACGGTGAAAGATAATATTGCTTTCGGTTTGCGCCGCCTGCCGAAAAAAGAGCGGGAAAAGCGGGTGGAAGAGATCATGGCCAGGCTGGGGATTGGTGAACTGGCCCATTCCTATCCCCACCAGATTTCCGGTGGGGAACAGCAAAGGACCGCCTTGGCCAGAACCCTGGTGACGGAGCCGGATTGCCTTTTGTTGGATGAGCCCTTTTCCGCCCTGGATAATCATATCCGGCAGCGCCTGGAGGAAGAACTGGCGGCCACCTTGCGGCAATTCCCGGGGCCGGTGGTGTTTGTGACCCATAACTTGCGGGAGTGCTACCGGGTCAGTGACCGGATCATGATCATCCACCAGGGACGAATGGTGGCCTATGGCTCCCGCGATGCGGTCTTTAATCATCCTCCCACGGTGGAGGGAGCCAGGCTCACCGGCTGCAAAAACATATCCAGGGCTAAACCCATAGCTGCCCGGCGCGTCGCCGCCCTGGACTGGGGTTTGGAAGTGGAAGTCCGGCCGGCGGGGGATGGGGCAGGAGGGGCATACGGTCACATCGGCATCAGGGAACACCACCTGCGGCTGGTGGATGACCCGCACCTGCCCAACACCTTTCCTTGCTGGGTGGAACGGGTGATGGAGACTCCCTTCAATGTGAGCCTTTTCCTGCGGTTTAAGGAAAGGGGGGCGGAAGCCCCGGGTTGCCAGCCGTTGCAATTATCCCTCACCAGGGAAGAATACGACCGGATCAAGACCAGGCCTTTTCCCTGGTTGGTCCAGTTAAGGCCGGAATATCTTTTCCTGATGCAATGA
- the nrfD gene encoding polysulfide reductase NrfD, whose protein sequence is MEAERITQTAPGQPKPANAWLVLFALVALLGLVCWGLQLSRGLQLTNLNDKNMWGLYIVGFMVFTGVAAGSLFFGSLPYLFNLGEFKPFTRIAAYLAAVASIVAASLFIIVDIGNPERIWFFITSGNFASPMFWDSVILLFYMVVSVIFTRQLILVREGKKPEQEIKAIAVLAFVAGILVTATSFVFGFQPARPLWHNPVQPVSFLVAALIAALAVLVILAAILQKRGFLNMPAALLGRMGKLAAALLLVELIIVAGEVFTGLYPGAGPEYEAMKWLVAGKGAPAFWLEIIVLIGAMAILGSQGAKENRTGLVTGALVAFVGICLVKANLLQAELFNPVLSYPGLALMDQITGPYIPSLVEIGLSLGIVSLGCLLFALGLRKLNLVG, encoded by the coding sequence ATGGAAGCTGAAAGGATCACTCAAACTGCTCCGGGGCAGCCCAAGCCGGCAAATGCCTGGCTGGTGCTCTTCGCTTTGGTAGCCCTGTTAGGATTAGTGTGCTGGGGCTTGCAGTTGAGCCGGGGGCTGCAGTTGACCAACTTGAATGATAAAAACATGTGGGGCCTGTACATCGTCGGTTTCATGGTTTTCACCGGGGTGGCGGCGGGCAGCTTGTTTTTCGGATCCCTGCCGTACTTGTTCAACCTAGGGGAATTCAAGCCTTTTACCAGGATTGCCGCCTATCTTGCGGCTGTAGCCAGCATTGTGGCCGCATCCTTGTTCATCATTGTGGATATCGGCAATCCGGAAAGGATCTGGTTTTTCATCACCAGCGGCAATTTTGCCTCGCCCATGTTTTGGGATTCCGTCATCCTGCTGTTCTACATGGTGGTGTCAGTCATCTTTACCAGGCAGTTAATCCTGGTCAGGGAAGGTAAAAAGCCAGAGCAGGAGATCAAAGCGATCGCGGTGCTGGCTTTCGTGGCAGGTATCCTGGTTACGGCTACTTCCTTTGTCTTTGGCTTCCAGCCGGCCAGGCCGTTGTGGCATAACCCGGTACAACCCGTCTCATTTCTGGTGGCAGCTTTGATCGCCGCCCTGGCGGTGCTGGTGATTCTAGCCGCCATCCTGCAAAAGAGGGGTTTCTTGAACATGCCGGCAGCCTTGCTGGGGCGGATGGGCAAGCTGGCGGCGGCCCTGCTGCTGGTTGAATTGATCATCGTGGCAGGCGAGGTTTTCACCGGCCTGTACCCCGGGGCCGGGCCTGAGTATGAGGCCATGAAATGGCTGGTTGCCGGGAAAGGAGCCCCGGCCTTCTGGCTGGAGATCATTGTTCTGATTGGGGCCATGGCCATCCTGGGCAGTCAAGGGGCCAAGGAGAACAGGACCGGGCTTGTCACCGGTGCCCTGGTGGCCTTTGTGGGCATCTGCCTGGTGAAGGCCAATCTCCTGCAGGCGGAGCTGTTTAACCCGGTGCTTTCCTATCCCGGTTTAGCCTTGATGGACCAAATCACCGGTCCCTACATCCCGTCCCTGGTAGAAATCGGCTTATCCCTCGGGATTGTCTCCCTGGGATGCCTGCTCTTCGCCTTGGGATTGCGGAAGTTGAATTTGGTGGGATAG
- a CDS encoding MOSC domain-containing protein: MGKVLAVNISEKKGVPKKQVEKGYFAVDHGLQGDAHAGDWHRQVSLLGIESYEKVKAMGLTGLAFGSFAENITTEGIILYDLPIGTRLAIGETVMEVTQIGKECHTGCAIKRTTGDCVMPREGIFAKVITPGWVKPGDEISIIE, from the coding sequence TTGGGCAAAGTACTTGCCGTCAATATCAGCGAGAAAAAGGGAGTACCGAAAAAGCAGGTGGAAAAAGGTTATTTTGCCGTGGATCACGGCCTCCAAGGAGATGCCCATGCCGGGGACTGGCACCGGCAGGTGAGCCTGCTAGGCATTGAGAGTTATGAAAAAGTGAAGGCGATGGGTCTTACCGGTCTAGCGTTCGGGAGTTTCGCCGAGAATATCACCACGGAAGGAATTATTCTTTACGACTTGCCCATCGGCACCAGGCTGGCGATTGGTGAGACGGTGATGGAAGTGACCCAGATCGGGAAGGAATGCCATACCGGCTGTGCCATCAAGCGGACCACCGGCGACTGCGTCATGCCCCGGGAAGGGATTTTCGCCAAGGTCATTACCCCGGGCTGGGTAAAGCCGGGAGACGAAATATCGATCATAGAATAA
- a CDS encoding 4Fe-4S dicluster domain-containing protein has protein sequence MRYAMAIDIDLCTGCQACCVACKVENNLPNEIWWNRVLTVGGETMDTPRGRFPNLSMQFLPVNCQHCENPACVKACPVGATYKREEDGIVVQDYDKCVGCRYCMVACPYSGVRQFNWKEPEYAIEVAMGGSGVTPHQFNTVSKCTFCIHRLARGEKPACIDVCPNRARFFGDLDDPNSDVNKALQGRNHFKLLQDKGTKPAIFYLV, from the coding sequence ATGCGGTACGCCATGGCGATAGATATAGACCTTTGTACAGGCTGCCAAGCATGTTGTGTCGCCTGTAAAGTGGAGAATAATTTGCCCAATGAAATCTGGTGGAACCGGGTGCTGACCGTCGGTGGGGAAACCATGGATACGCCCAGGGGGAGATTTCCTAATCTCAGCATGCAGTTCCTGCCGGTGAACTGCCAGCATTGTGAAAACCCGGCCTGCGTCAAAGCCTGCCCGGTAGGGGCCACTTACAAGCGGGAAGAGGACGGCATTGTGGTCCAGGATTACGATAAATGCGTGGGCTGCCGTTATTGCATGGTGGCTTGCCCTTACAGCGGTGTACGCCAGTTTAACTGGAAAGAACCGGAGTATGCCATTGAGGTGGCCATGGGAGGATCCGGTGTGACGCCGCACCAGTTCAACACGGTGAGCAAGTGTACCTTCTGCATCCACCGCCTGGCCCGGGGAGAAAAACCGGCCTGCATCGATGTTTGCCCGAATCGCGCGCGGTTTTTCGGCGACCTGGATGATCCTAACAGCGATGTGAATAAAGCACTTCAAGGTCGCAACCATTTCAAGTTGTTGCAGGATAAAGGCACTAAGCCTGCCATCTTTTACTTGGTCTAA
- the mobB gene encoding molybdopterin-guanine dinucleotide biosynthesis protein B, whose protein sequence is MKQVPLVSIVSARSGTGKTTFMEKLIAELVRRGYKVGAVKSDAHGFEIDKPGKDSWRFTQAGAVATAIVGPRKFAFIQETKTKKDLDEVAGLMQDVDLILVEGYKMAMKPRIEIVRAEKGREIISPPEYLVAVVTDIPDLTAPAPVFSFEDYPRVADLIVAKFLGTHEVLRA, encoded by the coding sequence ATGAAACAGGTACCGCTAGTCTCAATTGTGTCTGCCCGTTCCGGGACGGGTAAGACCACCTTCATGGAAAAACTAATTGCCGAATTGGTGCGGCGGGGCTATAAAGTGGGGGCGGTGAAAAGCGATGCCCACGGTTTCGAGATCGATAAACCGGGCAAAGACAGCTGGCGCTTTACCCAGGCCGGAGCCGTAGCCACGGCGATTGTGGGGCCCCGTAAGTTTGCTTTCATACAGGAGACCAAAACGAAAAAGGATTTAGACGAAGTGGCCGGGCTGATGCAGGATGTGGACTTGATCCTGGTGGAGGGGTATAAAATGGCCATGAAGCCGAGAATCGAGATCGTCCGGGCGGAAAAGGGCCGGGAGATCATTTCTCCCCCGGAATACCTGGTGGCGGTGGTGACCGACATCCCGGATCTGACGGCGCCGGCGCCTGTCTTTTCCTTCGAGGATTACCCCCGAGTGGCGGACTTAATCGTTGCCAAGTTTCTTGGCACCCATGAAGTCTTGCGGGCCTAG